One genomic region from Eremothecium gossypii ATCC 10895 chromosome I, complete sequence encodes:
- the RCK2 gene encoding serine/threonine protein kinase RCK2 (Syntenic homolog of Saccharomyces cerevisiae YLR248W (RCK2) and YGL158W (RCK1)) translates to MPVDSPHSEDIVLNISLRQAEAEPEGGAAGARRTEERGPAVAEQAAGAEPAGARSGGLESEESLSEEEDEEEDEDEEPEGVFPEQSELAGYKLLGKIGEGAFSEVYRAVPLKDGPNAYLSSRYKQVAVKVISKKRLSTTASTTGRRRDKREEAGENKATSREQVLKEITIHKAVSSGENIVTFIDFQETESYYFIVQELLAGGEIFGEIVRLTYFSEDLSRHVIRQLALAVKHMHSLGIVHRDIKPENLLFSPIDFIPSKRQQLRQSDDPKTKQDEGLFRPGIGGGGIGVIKLADFGLSKQIYATNTTTPCGTVGYTAPEVVKDERYSMKVDMWGIGCVLYTVLCGFPPFYDEKIDVLTELISKGQYTFLRPWWDEISPGAKNAVRRLLEVDPDKRYDIDEFLADPWLNSYDCNVLRPLVPLDRRKRHAHNHSHKPYKKDSTLIYSPAAVAMRDALDISNAVQREEEAKHMTPGGHQLGALREDEEESAAAFGDLDHNMFQLRLNSSTILKRRNQKKPAQEGIGVNIPMTVEEI, encoded by the coding sequence ATGCCGGTGGACAGCCCGCACAGCGAGGATATCGTGCTGAACATCTCGCTGCGGCAGGCGGAGGCCGAGCCggagggcggcgcggcgggcgcgcggcggacAGAGGAGCGCGGGCCGGCGGTTGCGGAAcaggcggcgggcgcggagcCGGCGGGGGCCCGCAGCGGCGGGTTGGAGAGCGAGGAGTCGCTGTCGGAGGAGGAAGACGAGGAGGAAGACGAAGACGAGGAGCCGGAGGGCGTGTTTCCGGAGCAGTCGGAGCTTGCGGGGTACAAGCTCCTGGGCAAGATCGGCGAGGGGGCGTTCTCCGAGGTGTATCGCGCGGTGCCGCTGAAGGACGGCCCGAACGCGTACCTGTCGAGCCGCTACAAACAGGTGGCCGTCAAGGTGATCAGCAAAAAGCGCCTATCTACGACTGCGAGCACGACGGGGAGGCGCCGCGACAAGCGGGAGGAGGCCGGCGAAAACAAGGCGACATCGCGAGAGCAGGTCCTGAAGGAGATCACCATCCACAAGGCGGTGTCCTCGGGCGAAAACATTGTGACGTTTATCGACTTCCAGGAGACCGAGTCATACTACTTCATAGTCCAGGAGCTGCTTGCCGGGGGGGAGATTTTTGGAGAAATCGTGCGACTCACTTATTTTTCGGAGGACCTTTCTAGACATGTAATCAGGCAGCTGGCACTCGCGGTAAAACACATGCACTCGCTTGGCATTGTCCACCGGGATATCAAGCCAGAAAACTTGCTGTTCTCCCCAATTGATTTTATACCCAGcaagcgccagcagctgagACAGTCGGACGACCCAAAGACAAAACAAGACGAGGGCCTGTTCCGACCTGGCATCGGGGGCGGCGGGATCGGTGTGATAAAGCTCGCAGACTTCGGACTCTCGAAGCAAATTTATGCTACCAACACCACGACGCCGTGCGGGACTGTCGGGTACACCGCGCCCGAGGTGGTGAAGGACGAACGCTACTCCATGAAGGTCGACATGTGGGGGATCGGCTGCGTCCTATACACCGTGTTGTGCGGCTTCCCGCCTTTTTACGACGAAAAGATCGACGTCCTGACAGAGTTGATCTCAAAAGGCCAGTACACGTTCCTGCGCCCGTGGTGGGACGAGATCTCCCCCGGCGCCAAGAACGCCGTGCGCCGCTTGCTCGAGGTCGATCCGGACAAGCGCTACGATATCGACGAGTTTCTCGCAGACCCCTGGTTGAACTCGTATGACTGCAACGTGCTCCGCCCGCTGGTGCCTCTAGATCGCCGCAAGCGGCACGCCCACAACCACTCCCACAAGCCCTACAAAAAGGACTCCACGCTGATCTACTCCCCGGCAGCGGTCGCCATGCGCGACGCCCTCGATATCTCCAACGCAGTCCAGCGTGAGGAGGAGGCCAAGCACATGACGCCTGGCGGCCACCAGCTGGGCGCCCTGCgcgaggacgaggaggaaTCCGCTGCCGCATTCGGCGATCTGGACCACAACATGTTCCAGCTGCGCCTCAACAGCAGCACCATCCTCAAGCGCCGGAACCAGAAGAAGCCCGCCCAAGAGGGCATCGGCGTGAACATCCCAATGACCGTGGAAGAGATTTAG